A window from Plectropomus leopardus isolate mb chromosome 3, YSFRI_Pleo_2.0, whole genome shotgun sequence encodes these proteins:
- the angptl3 gene encoding angiopoietin-related protein 3, whose protein sequence is MMKSFCLLLLLASFAASVPVESSEYTTLPSQGLALAPNPTEAKSRFAMLDDVRLLANGLLQLGQSLREFVQKTKGQINDIFQKLNIFDRSFYQLSVVTSEIKEEEEELKKTTNFLKANNEEIRNLSLEINSKINGILQERMQLQTKVGSLEERLKGLSESIIPADQLSEITTLKEVIESQEKTITNLLKAVKEQHDQLDNQKTKIKNLEEKLSYDSFQDTLDKPVDSDPAAAIMFEYLTGNLTDLDANDLPRDCSELFNKGEANSGIYVIKPNQSEPFNVYCEMNSDGGSTVIQRRVDDAVDFDQTWDKYEEGFGNLEKSFWLGLKKIHSFTQQGAYILRIDLEDWKDGKHWVEYCFSLEGPSEAYTLHVSHLSGDLPDTLANSTGIRFSTKDRNYGNHQNSNCARSCTGGWWFNACGETNLNGRYLWLRAKGRSMRRKGIHWKPGTGPSYSLKMTKITLRPALTSESFN, encoded by the exons atgatgAAGTCATTTtgcctgttgctgctgcttGCTAGTTTTGCTGCTTCGGTCCCTGTGGAGTCCTCAGAGTACACCACCCTGCCCTCCCAGGGCCTTGCCTTAGCACCAAACCCAACCGAGGCAAAGTCGCGCTTTGCCATGCTGGATGATGTTCGTCTCCTCGCCAACGGCCTCCTTCAGCTAGGCCAGAGTTTAAGGGAGTTTGTCCAGAAGACCAAGGGCCAAATCAATGACATCTTCCAGAAGTTGAACATTTTCGACCGCTCATTCTACCAGCTCTCAGTGGTCACGTCTGAGAtcaaggaggaagaggaagagctgaAGAAGACCACAAATTTCTTGAAGGCCAACAATGAGGAGATCAGGAACCTGTCACTGGAAATCAACTCTAAGATCAACGGCATCCTTCAGGAGCGCATGCAGCTCCAGACTAAGGTGGGGAGCCTTGAGGAGCGGCTGAAGGGACTGTCAGAGAGCATTATCCCTGCTGATCAGCTCAGTGAAATCACAACGCTCAAG GAAGTGATTGAATCTCAAGAGAAAACAATCACCAATCTGCTGAAAGCCGTGAAGGAGCAGCACGATCAGCTTGACAACCAGAAAACCAAGATCAAAAACCTGGAGGAAAAG CTAAGCTATGACAGCTTTCAAGATACACTCGATAAGCCAGTGGATTCAGACCCTGCAGCTGCTATTATGTTTGAATATCTGACAGGAAACTTAACTGACCTGGATGCAAATG ACCTTCCCAGGGACTGCAGTGAGTTATTTAATAAAGGAGAGGCAAACAGTGGAATCTATGTCATCAAGCCAAACCAGTCTGAGCCATTCAATGTTTACTGTGAAATGAATTCAG ATGGGGGTTCAACTGTCATCCAGCGTAGGGTTGATGATGCAGTGGATTTTGACCAGACCTGGGACAAGTATGAGGAAGGCTTTGGAAATCTGGAAA AGAGCTTCTGGCTAGGCTTAAAGAAGATCCACAGCTTTACTCAGCAGGGAGCTTACATCCTGCGTATTGATTTGGAGGACTGGAAGGATGGAAAGCACTGGGTCGAGTACTGCTTCTCACTAGAGGGTCCCTCCGAGGCCTACACCCTTCATGTCAGCCACTTATCTGGTGACCTGCCTGATACCCTGGCCAACAGCACTGGCATAAGATTCTccacaaaagacagaaattatgGGAACCATCAAAACTCCAACTGTGCTCGCAGTTGCACAG GTGGTTGGTGGTTCAATGCTTGTGGAGAGACCAATCTCAATGGAAGGTATTTGTGGTTAAGAGCAAAGGGACGCTCTATGAGAAGAAAGGGCATTCACTGGAAGCCTGGCACAGGGCCCTCATATTCCCTCAAGATGACCAAGATCACCCTGCGACCAGCCCTGACTTCTGAAAGCTTCAACTGA